Proteins encoded in a region of the Candidatus Omnitrophota bacterium genome:
- a CDS encoding type II toxin-antitoxin system HicB family antitoxin: MTTYRFQAIIELDEDGYYVADVPSLKGCYTQGKTFEEALENIRE, translated from the coding sequence ATGACAACATACCGTTTTCAAGCGATAATCGAACTGGATGAAGATGGATATTATGTGGCGGACGTTCCATCCTTGAAGGGATGCTACACTCAAGGAAAAACATTTGAAGAAGCCTTGGAAAATATTCGAGAA